The Arcobacter porcinus sequence CAGCACGAGGAATTGATATTGAAAATTTACCTTGTGTTATAAACTTCACACTTCCACAAAGCATAAATGATTTCACTCATAGAGTTGGAAGAACAGGTCGTGCTGGAAATACTGGAACAGCTATAAGCTTTTTAAGCGTAAAAGATTATAAGTTTTTTTCAGAGATAGAAAAAGAGCTTATTTTAAATGTAAAAAGATATGAACTTGATGGTTTTGAAACTTTAGAGAAAAAACCAAGAGTTAAACAAAAAATTGTAAAATCTATAAAAGAGAAAAAAGCTTTATCAAAGACAAAAGAGCAAACAAATAGTAGTAAAAAAACTAAAAAAAGTGATAAATTTAGAAAAATGACAAAAAGGGGTTAATATGAAAAATAAAAACTTTAAACAGCTAAAAAATTTTGCAAAAATTGGTGGAATAAGTAGTTTCTTAATTTTTGGTTTAACAGCTTGTAATGATGCAAATAGTCAAAACCAAAATCAAGTGCAAAATAGTAATGCTATTTCAAATGCTACTCAACAACAAGGTGCTTTTGTAATTGTAGAACAAGATATAAATGGAAATTACAAAATTGCAGATGAGTTTCCAGCTTCAAAAACTACAATAGTTCTTAGAAGTCCAGATGGTACTGAAAGAATTTTATCTCAAGCAGAGATTGATAAATTAGTAAAAGAAGAAGAGAAAAAGATCGATGCAGGAACATCTCCTTTGACAAATCCTGAAATGAGTAGTGGTGGAATGGGACTTGGTGGAGTTTTATTATCTTCTATTGCTGGAGCTATGATTGGTTCTTGGCTTGGAAATAAACTATTTAATAATCAAAATTTTAATAACCAAAAAGCTGCTCAATATAAATCTCCTCAAACTTATAGTAAATCTCAAAATTCATTTAACAATAGAAGCACTGGTTCAAATGCAGGTTCTAGCAAAAAAAGTGGTTTCTTTGGTGGAAACAATTCATCAAATAGATCTTCATCTAATTCAAATTTTGGTGGGTAAATATTATGAAATTAGAAAAATTAAAACCTCTTTCAAATGAGTATTTAGAATCAATTGGATTTGTCTGGCACACAGATAGTGATGAGAGTTCATATATTAGTGATGAACTTGTTGTAATAAGTGAAGAAGAAGCTGAAGCTTATTATGAAGCTGCAAATGAACTTTATGAGATGTTTAGTGAAGCTGGTCAATATGTAATAGACAATGATCTTTTTCATGAATTAAATATTCCTTTTAATTTAGTTGAACTTGTAAAAGAGTCTTGGGAAAACGATGTTCACTGGCATCTATATTCAAGATTTGATTTAGCAGGTGGATTAGATGGAAAAGCTATTAAACTTATAGAATTTAATGCAGATACTCCTACTTCACTTTTTGAAACAGCTATTATTCAGTGGGCTATATTAAAACAAAATGGTTTAGATGAAGCTAGTCAGTTTAATAATCTTTATGATGCACTAATTGATAACTTTAAAAGAATTATTACTTTAAATAGTGATATTGAAAAATTTGATGAATACTACTCAAAACTTGGATGGAAAATACTTTTTTCAAGTATTTCAAGCTCAAGTGAAGATATAAACACAACAAAACTTTTACAACATATCGCAACTGAGGCTGGATTTAATACAGATTTTGAATTTATTGAAAATGTTGAGTTTAGTGATGATGGAATATTTAAAGGTGATGAACTTTTTGAATTCTGGTTTAAGCTTATTCCTTGGGAAGATATTGCAATTCAAGAGAGTGAATTAGCACTTATTTTAACAGAAATTATAAAAGAGAAAAAAGCAATTGTCTTTAATCCTGCATATACTTTAATTTTCCAGTCAAAAGCATTTATGAAGATTTTATGGGATTTATATCCAAATCATCCTTTGCTTTTAGAGACATCTTATGAACCTTTAAAAGGTAAAAAATATGTTGAAAAAAGAGCATTTGGTAGAGAAGGAGCTAATATAAAAATAGTAAATTCTGATGGTTCAACTGATATAGAAACAGATGGTGATTATGATGGTCATAAAGCAATTTATCAAGAGTATGTAGATTTTCCAAAAGATTCAAATGGTAATTGGTATCAAGCTGGAGTTTTTTATGCTTATGAAGCTTGTGCTTTAGGATTTAGAAGAGGTGGAAAGATTTTAAATAATATGTCAAAATTTGTAGGACACTTTATAAAATAAGCTTAATTTATGTTACTTTTATTCAATAATTTATTATTAATATAGTTTTGAAGCTCTTTTTTAACGAGAATATATATATTTTGAATACAATTGTACTTTTAAAAAATAATTTTAAGGATATTAGATGAATGAAGAAGTAAAAAGAGAAAAATCTCTTACAATGTCTATGCTTATGACTCCAGAAAAAGCAAATTTTTCTGGAAAAAATGTTCATGGTGGAGAGATTTTAAAGATGCTAGATCAAGTTGCATATGCTTGTGCTGCTAGATATAGTGGAAACTATGCAGTTACTCTTTCTGTTGATATGGTACTATTTAAAAATCCAATTAAAATTGGTTCTTTGGTTACTTTTCATGCTTCTGTAAATTATACTGGAAGAACTTCTATGGAAATAGGCATTAAAGTCATTTCTGAAGATATTAAAGATCATACTATTAAAAATACAAATGTATGCTATTTTACAATGGTAAGTGTAAATGAAGATGGAATTCCTGTTCCTGTTCCAAAACTTGACTTAATAACAGAAGATGATAAAAGAAGATATAACGACGCTCTAAAGAGAAAAGAGTTTAGAATGTCTTCAAGACATGCAAAACAATAAAGCCTAGTAGATTTATCTACTAAGCTTGAATTTCATTTAAGCAATAGCTTTTTGCTCTAAGAACTCTTCATAAGTTCCTTTGAAATCAATTATTGACCCATCAGCTTGAATCTCTATAATTCTATTTGCATATGAATCAAGTAACTCTCTATCGTGTGTAACACAAATAACAGATCCAACATATTGATGTAATCCTTCACCTAAAGCAATAATAGCTTCTAAATCAAGGTGGTTTGTAGGTTCATCAAGAACTAAGAAGTTTCCTTGTTCTAACATAATTTTAGAAAGCATCATTCTATGTTTTTCACCACCACTACAAGAATTAACTTTTTTCTCTTGCTCTTGTCCATTAAATAACATTCTTCCTAAACAGTTTCTTATCTCTGCAATATCAGCATCTCTATCAAAATCTCTTAGCCAATCATATAAAGTGATATCACCATTTATCATATCAGTTGTATTTTGTGGGAAATATGAGTTTTGAATAGTTGCTCCCCATAAAACTTCTCCACTATCTGCTTTTAAATTACCCATTAATATCTCACATAGTGTTGTTTTACCAACTCCATTTGGTCCAATAAGTGCAATTTTGTCCCCTTTTTCTAAAGAGAATGATACATCTTTTAGTACTACATGGTCATCATAAGATTTTGAAATATTTTTTACAGTTAAAAGCTCTTTTCCAACTTCTCTTTTTTGTCTAAATATAATTGAAGGATCTCTTCTACTAGATACTTCAATAGCTTGAATATCAAGCTTATCAAGCTGTTTTTGTCTACTTGTTGCTTGTTTTGCTTTTGAAGCATTTGCACTAAATCTTGCAATAAACTTTTCAAGTTCTTCTTTCTCTTTTTGCTTTTTATTTACATCTGTTTGTTGTTGTTTTGCAATAAGTGTTGAAGCAATATACCAATCATCATAAGTTCCACTAAACTCTCTAATTTTCTTGAAATCAACATCAAGAATATTCGTACAAACAGCATTTAAAAAGTGTCTATCGTGAGAGATTACAACCATTGTTCCATCGTGATGTTGTAATTGATTTTCTAACCATGAAATAGTTTCTATATCAAGGTTATTCGTAGGCTCATCTAAAAATAGAATATCTGGCTTTGGGAAAAGAACTTGAGCTAAAAGAATTTTAACCTTATCTCCTCCTGTTAAACTACTCATTAAATTTTGATGACTTGAAGCAGGAAAACCTAAATCTTCAAGTATTTTTGTAACTTTTATATCATATTCATAAGTTGGATCTTCTTCACAACAGATTATTTCAAGCTCTGCTAATCTATTATTTACCTCATCAGTAAACTCTGGACTCATATAAAGCTCTTCTTTCTCCTTAATTGCATCAAATAGTTTTTTATTTCCCATTAAAACTGTATCAAAGATTGTACACTTTTCAAAGGCAAATTGGTTTTGAGATAATACTCCTACTTTTTTACCATTTTGGATTTGTACTTCTCCTTCTGTTGCATCTTCTTGTCCTGAAAGAATTTTAAGGAAAGTTGTTTTTCCAGCTCCATTTGCTCCAATTAGTCCATATCTTTTACCACTATCAAGTTTTAAATTTATATCAGCAAATAGAACTCTAGCACCAAATGCTTTCTTTAAATTAACTGTTTGAACCATAATAATTTAACTCCGTTTTATATAATTTTTTATTTTATTTGATTAATTTTTGGCGATTATATCCAAATTTAAAGCTTTTTGCCTTAAGAAAAAGTTTTATAACTCTTTCTCAAAAGCTAGTTTCATAATATCATCTTCAC is a genomic window containing:
- a CDS encoding UPF0323 family lipoprotein; this translates as MKNKNFKQLKNFAKIGGISSFLIFGLTACNDANSQNQNQVQNSNAISNATQQQGAFVIVEQDINGNYKIADEFPASKTTIVLRSPDGTERILSQAEIDKLVKEEEKKIDAGTSPLTNPEMSSGGMGLGGVLLSSIAGAMIGSWLGNKLFNNQNFNNQKAAQYKSPQTYSKSQNSFNNRSTGSNAGSSKKSGFFGGNNSSNRSSSNSNFGG
- a CDS encoding glutathionylspermidine synthase family protein, which translates into the protein MKLEKLKPLSNEYLESIGFVWHTDSDESSYISDELVVISEEEAEAYYEAANELYEMFSEAGQYVIDNDLFHELNIPFNLVELVKESWENDVHWHLYSRFDLAGGLDGKAIKLIEFNADTPTSLFETAIIQWAILKQNGLDEASQFNNLYDALIDNFKRIITLNSDIEKFDEYYSKLGWKILFSSISSSSEDINTTKLLQHIATEAGFNTDFEFIENVEFSDDGIFKGDELFEFWFKLIPWEDIAIQESELALILTEIIKEKKAIVFNPAYTLIFQSKAFMKILWDLYPNHPLLLETSYEPLKGKKYVEKRAFGREGANIKIVNSDGSTDIETDGDYDGHKAIYQEYVDFPKDSNGNWYQAGVFYAYEACALGFRRGGKILNNMSKFVGHFIK
- a CDS encoding acyl-CoA thioesterase codes for the protein MNEEVKREKSLTMSMLMTPEKANFSGKNVHGGEILKMLDQVAYACAARYSGNYAVTLSVDMVLFKNPIKIGSLVTFHASVNYTGRTSMEIGIKVISEDIKDHTIKNTNVCYFTMVSVNEDGIPVPVPKLDLITEDDKRRYNDALKRKEFRMSSRHAKQ
- a CDS encoding ABC-F family ATP-binding cassette domain-containing protein, whose amino-acid sequence is MVQTVNLKKAFGARVLFADINLKLDSGKRYGLIGANGAGKTTFLKILSGQEDATEGEVQIQNGKKVGVLSQNQFAFEKCTIFDTVLMGNKKLFDAIKEKEELYMSPEFTDEVNNRLAELEIICCEEDPTYEYDIKVTKILEDLGFPASSHQNLMSSLTGGDKVKILLAQVLFPKPDILFLDEPTNNLDIETISWLENQLQHHDGTMVVISHDRHFLNAVCTNILDVDFKKIREFSGTYDDWYIASTLIAKQQQTDVNKKQKEKEELEKFIARFSANASKAKQATSRQKQLDKLDIQAIEVSSRRDPSIIFRQKREVGKELLTVKNISKSYDDHVVLKDVSFSLEKGDKIALIGPNGVGKTTLCEILMGNLKADSGEVLWGATIQNSYFPQNTTDMINGDITLYDWLRDFDRDADIAEIRNCLGRMLFNGQEQEKKVNSCSGGEKHRMMLSKIMLEQGNFLVLDEPTNHLDLEAIIALGEGLHQYVGSVICVTHDRELLDSYANRIIEIQADGSIIDFKGTYEEFLEQKAIA